Proteins from a single region of Nocardiopsis dassonvillei subsp. dassonvillei DSM 43111:
- a CDS encoding MFS transporter — translation MVDAQTAYRRRWGGLAVLIICLLVIVADNTILNVALRVLSDPERGLGASQSQLAWAINSYTLVFAGLLFTFGVLGDRWGRRRMIVVGLTVFGAASALSAYSQTPEQLILARAVMGFGASMVTPQTLSIIANVFPPEQRARAIGIWAGAVGLAMAIGPSAGGLLLENFWWGSIFLVNVPFVALGLALVFFLIPESRDADPGRLDVLGVLLSVPGLVLLIYGIITAGERASLADWDVYGALIGGVVVLVLFLVHESRAPNPSLDVRFFRDPRFSVSVATIMVLFFSMSGIIFFLSFYWQSVREFSPFVAGLLVLPAALGQMIMAPLSPTLVRWAGPRVVAAVGVLGVCSSFLFFTQLEPDTPLPLIVGFFFLQAGAMAVVLTPATDAIMSSVPPGRAGAASAVQNTVRQVATAMGVAILGAVISFRYRAGITPTLEEVADEGSTGVTDQRLRSAGESIEGTLALARSLGEQGRILVEPAKEAFMSGLHTAATVSLCFGVVGLVVILIWMPRETGRHRPLDAEGDGGPSAGTAPVPGRGER, via the coding sequence TTGGTGGACGCGCAGACGGCGTACCGGCGCAGGTGGGGCGGGCTGGCTGTCCTCATCATCTGCCTGTTGGTGATCGTGGCCGACAACACGATCCTCAACGTGGCGCTGCGTGTGCTGTCCGACCCCGAGCGGGGCCTGGGCGCCAGCCAGTCGCAGCTGGCCTGGGCGATCAACTCCTACACTCTGGTCTTCGCGGGCCTGCTGTTCACCTTCGGCGTGCTCGGCGACCGGTGGGGGCGCCGCCGCATGATCGTGGTGGGGCTGACGGTGTTCGGCGCGGCCTCGGCGCTGTCGGCCTACTCCCAGACCCCCGAACAGCTCATCCTGGCCCGCGCGGTCATGGGGTTCGGCGCCTCCATGGTGACGCCGCAGACCCTGTCGATCATCGCGAACGTCTTCCCGCCCGAGCAGCGCGCACGCGCCATCGGGATCTGGGCGGGCGCGGTCGGGCTGGCGATGGCCATCGGACCCTCGGCGGGCGGGCTGCTGCTGGAGAACTTCTGGTGGGGGTCGATCTTCCTCGTCAACGTGCCCTTCGTGGCGCTGGGCCTGGCGCTGGTGTTCTTCCTGATCCCCGAGTCGCGCGACGCCGACCCCGGCAGGCTGGACGTGCTGGGGGTGCTGCTGTCCGTCCCCGGCCTGGTGCTGCTCATCTACGGCATCATCACCGCGGGCGAACGGGCCTCCCTGGCGGACTGGGACGTGTACGGCGCGCTCATCGGCGGTGTGGTGGTGCTGGTGCTCTTCCTGGTGCACGAGTCGCGCGCGCCCAACCCCTCCCTGGACGTGCGCTTCTTCCGCGACCCGCGGTTCAGCGTCTCCGTGGCCACCATCATGGTGCTGTTCTTCAGCATGTCCGGGATCATCTTCTTCCTGAGCTTCTACTGGCAGAGCGTCCGCGAGTTCTCCCCGTTCGTCGCGGGACTGCTGGTGCTGCCCGCCGCGCTGGGGCAGATGATCATGGCGCCGCTCAGCCCGACGCTCGTGCGCTGGGCGGGGCCGCGCGTGGTCGCCGCGGTCGGCGTGCTGGGCGTGTGCTCCAGCTTCCTCTTCTTCACCCAGCTCGAACCGGACACGCCGCTGCCGCTGATCGTCGGGTTCTTCTTCCTCCAGGCCGGTGCGATGGCCGTGGTCCTGACCCCCGCCACCGACGCGATCATGTCGTCGGTGCCGCCGGGCAGGGCCGGAGCCGCCTCCGCCGTGCAGAACACGGTCCGGCAGGTGGCCACGGCGATGGGCGTCGCGATCCTGGGCGCGGTCATCTCCTTCCGGTACCGGGCGGGGATCACCCCCACCCTGGAGGAGGTCGCCGACGAGGGCTCGACGGGTGTGACGGACCAGCGGCTGCGGTCGGCGGGGGAGTCGATCGAGGGCACCCTGGCGCTGGCCCGGAGCCTGGGGGAGCAGGGGAGGATCCTGGTGGAGCCCGCCAAGGAGGCGTTCATGTCGGGGCTGCACACGGCGGCGACGGTGTCGTTGTGTTTCGGGGTGGTCGGGCTGGTCGTGATCCTGATCTGGATGCCGCGCGAGACCGGGCGCCACCGGCCCCTGGACGCCGAGGGCGACGGCGGCCCCTCCGCGGGGACCGCGCCCGTCCCCGGCCGGGGGGAGCGGTGA
- the panB gene encoding 3-methyl-2-oxobutanoate hydroxymethyltransferase, translated as MSTTGKPLAPTGAPTGNTLYGGVTSRRVTIRDLAAAKGRGERWPMLTAYDALTARVFDEAGIPVLLVGDSAANVVYGYDTTVPVTVDELLPLTAAVSRSTRRALVVADLPFGSYQASPQQALEAASRFMKEGGAQAVKLEGGHAVVPQVELLVSAGVPVMAHLGLTPQSVNTLGGYRVQGRGEAAAGLLKDAKEMERAGAFAVVLECVPAELAAQVTEQLSIPTVGIGAGPSTDAQVLVWQDMAGLSPKVAKFVKTYANLHETLREAASAYADEVVNGAFPEERHSYAG; from the coding sequence ATGAGCACCACAGGAAAGCCCCTCGCCCCGACCGGGGCCCCGACAGGAAACACCCTGTACGGCGGGGTCACCAGCCGACGCGTCACCATCCGCGACCTGGCCGCCGCCAAGGGGCGCGGCGAGCGCTGGCCGATGCTGACCGCCTACGACGCGCTCACCGCCCGGGTCTTCGACGAGGCCGGGATCCCGGTCCTGCTGGTCGGCGACTCGGCGGCCAACGTCGTCTACGGCTACGACACCACCGTCCCGGTGACGGTGGACGAACTCCTCCCGCTGACCGCGGCGGTGTCCCGCTCCACCCGGCGGGCGCTCGTCGTGGCCGACCTGCCCTTCGGCTCCTACCAGGCCTCCCCCCAGCAGGCGCTGGAGGCGGCCTCGCGGTTCATGAAGGAGGGCGGGGCGCAGGCGGTGAAGCTGGAGGGCGGCCACGCGGTGGTCCCCCAGGTGGAGCTGCTGGTCTCGGCGGGCGTGCCGGTGATGGCGCACCTGGGCCTGACCCCCCAGTCGGTGAACACCCTGGGCGGCTACCGGGTGCAGGGCCGCGGCGAGGCCGCTGCCGGACTGCTCAAGGACGCCAAGGAGATGGAGCGCGCGGGCGCGTTCGCGGTCGTGCTGGAGTGCGTGCCCGCCGAGCTGGCCGCGCAGGTGACCGAGCAGCTGTCCATCCCGACCGTGGGCATCGGCGCCGGTCCGTCCACGGACGCCCAGGTGCTGGTGTGGCAGGACATGGCCGGGCTGAGCCCGAAGGTGGCCAAGTTCGTCAAGACCTACGCCAACCTGCACGAGACGCTGCGCGAGGCGGCCTCGGCCTACGCCGACGAGGTCGTCAACGGGGCGTTCCCCGAGGAGCGCCACTCCTACGCCGGTTGA
- a CDS encoding LLM class F420-dependent oxidoreductase: MRVSMPLQYAGDPKASVDQVVELEKAGLDTVWVAEAYGFDSPTLMGYIAARTETVAIGSAILPLYTRTPTLIAMTAAGLDDLSGGRAVLGLGASGPQVVEGFHGVPYVKPLARTRETIEICRKVWAREDRLTHDGAVFQLPLPPERGTGLGRPLKIINHPVRPRIPVYVASLGVKNVALTAEIADGWLPHLFIPEKADRVWGEALAEGRARRDPSLGGLEVSAGGLLAIGEGEDTKRLLDLVRPMIALYVGGMGAKGKNFYNTVARRYGYEEAAEKVQDLYLAGKRDEAAAAVPEEFVELTNMVGPESYVRERVEAFRAAGVTQLNVTPVGENPAALVGKVKEWVS, translated from the coding sequence ATGCGCGTCTCGATGCCGCTCCAGTACGCGGGCGACCCCAAGGCCTCCGTCGACCAGGTGGTCGAACTGGAGAAGGCCGGTCTCGACACCGTGTGGGTCGCCGAGGCCTACGGGTTCGACAGCCCCACCCTGATGGGCTACATCGCCGCCCGCACCGAGACCGTGGCCATCGGCTCGGCGATCCTGCCGCTGTACACCCGCACCCCGACGCTCATCGCGATGACCGCCGCCGGGCTGGACGACCTGTCCGGCGGGCGGGCCGTCCTCGGCCTGGGCGCCAGCGGCCCTCAGGTCGTCGAGGGCTTCCACGGCGTCCCCTACGTCAAGCCGCTCGCCCGCACCCGCGAGACCATCGAGATCTGCCGCAAGGTCTGGGCGCGCGAGGACCGCCTCACCCACGACGGCGCCGTCTTCCAGCTGCCGCTGCCCCCGGAGAGGGGGACCGGTCTCGGCAGGCCGCTCAAGATCATCAACCACCCCGTGCGCCCCCGGATCCCCGTCTACGTGGCCTCCCTGGGTGTGAAGAACGTGGCGCTGACCGCGGAGATCGCCGACGGCTGGCTCCCGCACCTGTTCATCCCCGAGAAGGCCGACAGGGTGTGGGGCGAGGCGCTGGCCGAGGGCAGGGCCAGACGCGACCCGTCTCTGGGCGGGTTGGAGGTCTCCGCGGGCGGTCTGCTCGCCATCGGCGAGGGTGAGGACACCAAGAGGCTGCTGGACCTCGTACGGCCGATGATCGCCCTGTACGTCGGCGGCATGGGCGCCAAGGGGAAGAACTTCTACAACACGGTCGCCCGCCGCTACGGCTACGAGGAGGCCGCCGAGAAGGTCCAGGACCTGTACCTGGCGGGGAAGAGGGACGAGGCCGCGGCCGCCGTGCCCGAGGAGTTCGTGGAACTGACCAACATGGTCGGCCCGGAGTCCTACGTGCGCGAGCGCGTGGAGGCCTTCCGGGCCGCCGGGGTGACCCAGCTCAACGTGACCCCCGTGGGCGAGAACCCGGCCGCCCTGGTCGGCAAGGTCAAGGAGTGGGTGTCCTGA
- the npdG gene encoding NADPH-dependent F420 reductase produces MTEQSTSAGADIAGLSVAVLGGTGDQGRGLARRLALAGHTVHLGSRSAERADKAARELVEAESTPIDVRGLDNASAAAEGDVVIVAVPWDGHRELLEQLAAPLAGKIVVDCVNPLGFDKKGPFALDVAEGSAAQQAAEVLPDSRVTAAFHHVSAVVLLDPEVEEVDLDVLVLGEDREATDVVRALAERIPGVRGVFGGRLRNAHQVEALTANLIAVNRRYKTHAGIRITGL; encoded by the coding sequence ATGACTGAACAGAGCACGTCCGCGGGCGCGGACATCGCCGGGCTGTCCGTCGCCGTCCTGGGCGGAACCGGGGACCAGGGCCGGGGCCTGGCCCGCCGCCTCGCCCTGGCGGGGCACACCGTCCACCTCGGCTCGCGCAGCGCCGAACGCGCCGACAAGGCCGCCCGGGAACTGGTGGAGGCCGAGTCCACCCCGATCGACGTGCGCGGCCTGGACAACGCCTCGGCCGCCGCTGAAGGCGACGTCGTCATCGTCGCCGTGCCCTGGGACGGCCACCGGGAGCTGCTGGAGCAGCTGGCCGCTCCGCTGGCGGGCAAGATCGTCGTGGACTGCGTCAACCCCCTCGGCTTCGACAAGAAGGGCCCCTTCGCCCTCGACGTCGCCGAGGGCAGCGCCGCCCAGCAGGCCGCCGAGGTGCTGCCCGACAGCCGTGTCACGGCCGCCTTCCACCACGTGTCCGCCGTGGTGCTGCTGGACCCCGAGGTCGAGGAGGTGGACCTCGACGTCCTGGTGCTGGGGGAGGACCGCGAGGCCACCGACGTGGTGCGCGCCCTGGCCGAGCGGATCCCGGGGGTGCGCGGCGTCTTCGGCGGCCGCCTGCGCAACGCCCACCAGGTCGAGGCCCTGACCGCCAACCTCATCGCGGTGAACCGCCGCTACAAGACCCACGCGGGCATCCGCATCACCGGTCTGTAG
- the map gene encoding type I methionyl aminopeptidase yields MTTPLVPGRISPQRSVPSHIVRPEYVGRKHPVEGVLGDVQTPETIERMRVVGRLAAQALEEVGRNVRPGVTTDELDRIGHEFLLDHGAYPSPLGYKGYPKSLCSSLNEVICHGIPDDTVVSDGDIVNIDITAYRDGVHGDTNATFLAGNVSEEHRLLVERTHEAMMRGIKACRPGRRINVIGRVIESYAKRFGYGVVRDFTGHGVGPEFHSGLVVPHYDDPRADTVMEPGMTFTIEPMITLGGVEYDMWDDGWTAVTADRRWTAQFEHTLVITESGAEILTLP; encoded by the coding sequence ATGACTACTCCGCTGGTTCCTGGGCGAATCTCGCCACAACGTTCGGTTCCCTCCCACATCGTCCGCCCGGAGTACGTCGGACGGAAGCACCCCGTGGAGGGGGTTCTGGGCGACGTGCAGACCCCCGAGACCATCGAGCGGATGCGCGTGGTGGGACGGCTGGCGGCCCAAGCGCTGGAGGAGGTCGGCCGCAACGTCCGGCCCGGCGTGACCACCGACGAGCTGGACCGGATCGGCCACGAGTTCCTGCTGGACCACGGGGCCTACCCCAGCCCGCTGGGCTACAAGGGCTACCCCAAGTCGCTGTGCTCCTCGCTCAACGAGGTGATCTGCCACGGCATCCCCGACGACACCGTGGTCTCCGACGGCGACATCGTCAACATCGACATCACCGCCTACCGGGACGGTGTGCACGGCGACACCAACGCCACCTTCCTGGCCGGGAACGTCTCGGAGGAGCACCGGCTGCTGGTCGAGCGCACCCACGAGGCCATGATGCGCGGGATCAAGGCGTGCCGGCCGGGCCGCCGGATCAACGTGATCGGCCGGGTCATCGAGTCCTACGCCAAGCGCTTCGGCTACGGCGTGGTCCGCGACTTCACCGGGCACGGCGTGGGACCGGAGTTCCACTCGGGTCTGGTGGTGCCGCACTACGACGACCCGCGCGCGGACACCGTCATGGAGCCGGGGATGACCTTCACGATCGAGCCGATGATCACGCTCGGCGGCGTGGAGTACGACATGTGGGACGACGGCTGGACGGCCGTGACGGCCGATCGCAGGTGGACCGCCCAGTTCGAGCACACCCTGGTCATCACCGAGTCCGGCGCGGAGATCCTCACCCTGCCGTGA
- a CDS encoding M55 family metallopeptidase has protein sequence MKILISADMEGATGVTWPADVEPGTEQWQRCRAMFTSDVNAAVEGLLEGGATEVLVNEAHATMRNLLLEELNTDAAMITGRHKELSMVEGVQSGDCDGVVFLGYHCGAGDEGVLAHTYLPNAVTGVWLDGEPASEGRLNAAVVAEYGTPVILVTGDDRACEDAATYAPFARTVAVKEHVSRYAARCPPPAATARDIRAGARAAMTLAGRLDPVGPEPRAVEVEVDSAQLAQAAAIVPGVTRTGVRRVRYVSPDAYEMIRCFKAVTTLISNAMEERYG, from the coding sequence GTGAAGATCCTCATCTCCGCCGACATGGAGGGCGCCACGGGCGTCACCTGGCCCGCCGACGTCGAGCCCGGCACCGAGCAGTGGCAGCGCTGCCGCGCCATGTTCACCAGCGACGTCAACGCCGCCGTCGAGGGCCTGCTGGAGGGCGGCGCCACCGAGGTGCTGGTCAACGAGGCGCACGCGACCATGCGCAACCTCCTGCTGGAGGAGCTCAACACCGACGCCGCGATGATCACCGGGCGGCACAAGGAGCTGTCCATGGTCGAGGGCGTGCAGTCCGGCGACTGCGACGGCGTGGTGTTCCTCGGCTACCACTGCGGCGCCGGTGACGAGGGCGTGCTGGCGCACACCTACCTGCCCAACGCGGTGACCGGTGTGTGGCTGGACGGAGAACCCGCCAGCGAGGGCCGTCTCAACGCCGCGGTGGTCGCCGAGTACGGCACCCCGGTCATCCTGGTCACGGGGGACGACCGCGCCTGTGAGGACGCCGCGACCTACGCCCCGTTCGCGCGGACGGTCGCGGTCAAGGAACACGTCAGCCGGTACGCCGCCCGCTGCCCTCCCCCGGCCGCGACCGCGCGGGACATCCGGGCCGGGGCGCGCGCCGCCATGACCCTGGCCGGGCGCCTGGACCCCGTCGGGCCCGAGCCCCGGGCCGTGGAGGTGGAGGTGGACTCCGCGCAGCTGGCCCAGGCCGCCGCCATCGTCCCGGGCGTCACGCGCACGGGGGTGCGGCGTGTCCGGTACGTCTCCCCGGACGCCTACGAGATGATCCGCTGCTTCAAGGCGGTCACCACGCTCATCTCCAACGCCATGGAGGAGCGCTACGGCTGA
- a CDS encoding M20/M25/M40 family metallo-hydrolase, whose protein sequence is MGHIATSFPERTDGFPEGADGLAAAGEDAVHLARGLLRRDSTNHGGGQGDEREAAEYVAEALGDAGLDPLLLESAPRRANVVVRVPGTDPSAPALLVHGHLDVVPADAAGWTLPPFAGEVADCPVTGVPALWGRGAVDMKNTIATVTAVVRHWARHGLRPRRDIVLAFVADEEDSAAYGADYLVREHAELFEGCTTAIGEGGGETIHARTASGEPVRLYPVGAAERGSAWLNLRAQGTAGHGSRPPRDNAIGALAAALARIDGYEWPLHLTPVTRAAIDAIAAALEVERFPGDTATAEAVDALVASLGTAAPLIGPTTRNSATPTMFSAGYKVNVVPGEATAGVDGRVLPGAEEQFAAVMEELTGDRVTWEYAHGSPPVSAPVDSPAFAELREALLLHDPGAHVVPVCLSGGTDAKVFSRLGIDCYGFSPLAQPEGLDYSGLLHGVDERVPLEGLRFGVRALDTFLRA, encoded by the coding sequence GTGGGCCACATCGCCACTTCCTTCCCAGAGAGAACCGACGGCTTCCCGGAGGGGGCCGACGGCCTCGCGGCGGCCGGGGAGGACGCCGTCCACCTGGCCCGAGGGCTCCTCCGCCGCGACTCCACCAACCACGGCGGCGGTCAGGGCGACGAGCGCGAGGCCGCCGAGTACGTCGCCGAGGCCCTGGGCGACGCCGGACTGGACCCCCTGCTGCTGGAGTCGGCCCCCCGGCGCGCGAACGTGGTCGTGCGCGTCCCCGGCACCGACCCCTCGGCCCCGGCGCTGCTGGTGCACGGCCACCTGGACGTGGTGCCCGCCGACGCGGCCGGCTGGACGCTGCCCCCCTTCGCCGGTGAGGTCGCCGACTGCCCCGTCACCGGTGTGCCCGCGCTGTGGGGGCGCGGCGCGGTGGACATGAAGAACACCATCGCCACGGTCACCGCCGTGGTGCGCCACTGGGCGCGCCACGGGCTGCGGCCCCGGCGCGACATCGTGCTGGCCTTCGTCGCCGACGAGGAGGACAGCGCCGCCTACGGCGCCGACTACCTGGTCCGCGAGCACGCCGAGCTGTTCGAGGGCTGCACCACCGCGATCGGCGAGGGCGGCGGGGAGACCATCCACGCCCGCACCGCCTCCGGGGAGCCGGTGCGCCTGTACCCGGTGGGCGCGGCCGAGCGCGGCAGCGCCTGGCTGAACCTGCGCGCCCAGGGCACGGCCGGGCACGGTTCCCGACCGCCGCGCGACAACGCGATCGGCGCCCTGGCCGCGGCCCTGGCCCGGATCGACGGCTACGAGTGGCCGCTGCACCTGACCCCCGTCACCCGTGCGGCGATCGACGCGATCGCCGCGGCCCTGGAGGTGGAGCGCTTCCCCGGTGACACGGCGACCGCGGAGGCGGTGGACGCCCTGGTCGCCAGCCTGGGGACGGCCGCGCCGCTGATCGGCCCGACCACGCGCAACAGCGCGACGCCCACGATGTTCTCGGCCGGGTACAAGGTGAACGTGGTGCCGGGGGAGGCCACGGCGGGTGTGGACGGCCGGGTGCTGCCCGGCGCGGAGGAGCAGTTCGCCGCGGTCATGGAGGAGCTCACCGGCGACCGGGTGACCTGGGAGTACGCGCACGGTTCGCCGCCGGTGTCCGCGCCCGTGGACTCCCCCGCGTTCGCGGAGCTGCGCGAGGCCCTGCTGCTGCACGACCCCGGGGCCCACGTGGTGCCGGTGTGCCTGTCCGGGGGCACCGACGCCAAGGTGTTCTCCCGGCTGGGCATCGACTGCTACGGATTCTCGCCCCTGGCCCAGCCCGAGGGCCTGGACTACTCGGGTCTGCTGCACGGCGTGGACGAGCGGGTGCCGCTGGAGGGGCTGCGCTTCGGGGTGCGCGCGCTGGACACGTTCCTGCGCGCCTGA
- a CDS encoding S66 peptidase family protein, whose amino-acid sequence MTEMADAVVRVADARGVRALVRPPRLREGDRVRLVAPCSPVPAERLEAAVGTLRGWGLEVELAPHVRERHPRLPYLAGADATRAADLQEAWCDPDVDAVLCVRGGDGAHRTVDLLDFDAMRRAEPKALVGFSDITALHEAFAVELGVATVHGPVVGTGYFVGDPVAQEELRATLFEPERRTVLTSPGAHALVPGRAEGVTFGGNLSLLNDGLATPHSRLSASGGILLLEDVGEDVARLDRMLTHLLRTGWADGLAGVALGSWTDCPPGPEVVAELMRDRLEPLGVPVLWGLEFGHCAAQLTVPLGVPALLDADGGRLELAVPGLA is encoded by the coding sequence ATGACCGAGATGGCGGACGCGGTGGTGCGGGTCGCGGACGCGCGGGGTGTGCGCGCGCTGGTCCGTCCGCCGCGCCTGCGGGAGGGCGACCGGGTGCGTCTGGTCGCCCCGTGCAGCCCGGTTCCCGCGGAGCGGCTGGAGGCCGCGGTGGGAACGCTGCGCGGCTGGGGGCTGGAGGTGGAGCTGGCCCCGCACGTGCGCGAACGCCACCCGCGGCTGCCCTATCTGGCCGGGGCGGACGCCACGCGGGCCGCCGACCTCCAGGAGGCCTGGTGCGACCCGGACGTGGACGCGGTGCTGTGCGTGCGCGGCGGCGACGGGGCGCACCGGACGGTGGACCTGCTGGACTTCGACGCGATGCGCCGGGCCGAGCCCAAGGCGCTGGTCGGGTTCAGCGACATCACGGCGCTGCACGAGGCGTTCGCGGTGGAGCTGGGCGTGGCCACGGTGCACGGGCCCGTGGTCGGCACGGGGTACTTCGTGGGCGATCCGGTGGCCCAGGAGGAGCTGCGCGCCACCCTGTTCGAGCCCGAGCGGCGGACCGTGCTGACCTCGCCGGGAGCTCACGCGCTGGTGCCGGGGCGGGCCGAGGGGGTGACCTTCGGCGGGAACCTGAGCCTGCTCAACGACGGTCTGGCCACGCCGCACAGCCGCCTGTCGGCATCCGGCGGCATCCTGCTGCTGGAGGACGTCGGCGAGGACGTGGCCCGGCTCGACCGGATGCTCACGCACCTGTTGCGCACGGGGTGGGCGGACGGACTGGCCGGGGTGGCCCTGGGCTCGTGGACGGACTGCCCGCCGGGACCGGAGGTGGTCGCCGAGCTGATGCGCGACCGGCTGGAGCCGCTGGGGGTGCCGGTGCTGTGGGGGCTGGAGTTCGGTCACTGCGCGGCCCAGCTCACGGTGCCGCTGGGGGTGCCCGCACTGCTCGACGCGGACGGGGGCCGCCTGGAGCTGGCCGTGCCGGGACTGGCCTAG
- a CDS encoding AraC family transcriptional regulator yields MDVVSDAISAVHLGHPWFHRLRTRESWCTRLDPYDGAGFHIVLKGGCWLLTDGGTPVSLGVGDAVLLPHGTGHVIADSPVDAAMANRAVPFEQWLADTERQAEPDHYGTEMLSGKYWLDCSRMHPLMAELPEVVHLPSQVGSHLELRAAIDLLAGELDEVRPGSCMALPNLLDLLLVYMIRSWMAATTSGAWPRALGDPVTATALRAMHSKPAAQWSNDLLAAEAGVSRPTLARRFTTHVGRPPMAYLTWWRVVLAATMLRDTAETLATIARRVGYGSPYALSHAFTREFGTTPGRYRAQAAGRSGAVTGP; encoded by the coding sequence ATGGATGTGGTGAGCGACGCGATCTCTGCTGTGCACCTCGGGCACCCTTGGTTCCACCGGCTGCGGACGCGTGAGAGCTGGTGCACGCGGCTTGACCCGTACGACGGTGCGGGTTTCCACATCGTCCTCAAGGGCGGCTGCTGGCTACTGACCGATGGTGGCACCCCGGTATCCCTCGGTGTGGGAGACGCGGTGCTCCTCCCGCACGGCACCGGCCATGTGATCGCCGATTCCCCCGTGGACGCGGCGATGGCGAACAGGGCGGTCCCGTTCGAGCAATGGCTTGCCGACACGGAGCGGCAAGCCGAACCGGACCACTACGGCACGGAGATGCTCTCCGGCAAATACTGGCTCGACTGCAGCCGCATGCACCCGCTGATGGCGGAACTGCCCGAGGTCGTCCACCTGCCCAGCCAAGTAGGCAGCCACCTCGAACTCCGCGCCGCGATCGATCTGCTCGCCGGTGAGCTGGACGAGGTGCGGCCCGGCTCCTGCATGGCACTTCCGAACCTGCTCGACCTCCTCCTCGTCTACATGATCCGCTCATGGATGGCAGCGACCACCAGCGGAGCCTGGCCCCGCGCACTGGGCGACCCGGTGACGGCCACCGCCCTGCGGGCGATGCACTCGAAGCCCGCCGCGCAGTGGAGCAACGACCTCCTGGCAGCGGAGGCGGGCGTCTCCCGTCCCACCTTGGCGCGCCGGTTCACCACACACGTCGGCCGCCCCCCGATGGCATACCTGACCTGGTGGCGAGTGGTCCTTGCCGCCACCATGCTCCGTGACACCGCGGAAACGCTGGCCACCATCGCCAGACGGGTCGGCTACGGCAGCCCGTACGCGCTCTCCCACGCCTTCACGCGGGAGTTCGGTACAACACCAGGGCGCTATCGAGCGCAGGCCGCCGGTCGATCCGGTGCCGTCACGGGTCCTTGA
- a CDS encoding MBL fold metallo-hydrolase gives MINDNERVQTMVLGDVEVIRVVEWHQPFLPPSAFLPAAPDDVWKDNADWLAPDHWEPDSGLVVTALQSWVLRSAGRIVLVDTGAGNGRVRPGMGPFHNAQSDFLGLLERAGIRPQDVDVVVNTHLHVDHVGWNTVEADGEWTPAFPNARYLIPAADDFHYGPGNGYGNGVQEVDRLIYEDSIAPIHQAGQSVLWDGRYRIDEHLTLESAPGHTPGSSVLSLASGTDRAVFAGDLLHSPVQILDPCCNSSACLDPAQAAASRRRILERAAEAHELLVPAHFGGAGALEVRRSGDGFALGPWAEAASE, from the coding sequence GTGATCAACGACAACGAGCGTGTACAGACCATGGTGCTGGGGGATGTCGAGGTCATCCGGGTCGTCGAGTGGCACCAGCCGTTCCTGCCTCCCTCCGCCTTCCTCCCAGCAGCCCCCGACGACGTGTGGAAGGACAACGCGGACTGGCTGGCGCCGGACCACTGGGAACCGGACAGCGGCTTGGTGGTGACCGCTCTGCAGAGCTGGGTTCTGCGCAGCGCAGGCCGGATCGTCCTGGTCGACACCGGAGCGGGCAACGGGCGCGTACGACCGGGTATGGGGCCCTTCCACAACGCGCAGAGTGACTTCCTCGGCCTGCTGGAGCGGGCCGGTATCCGTCCTCAGGACGTCGACGTCGTGGTCAACACGCACCTGCACGTCGACCACGTCGGATGGAACACCGTCGAGGCGGACGGGGAGTGGACACCGGCATTCCCCAATGCCCGATACCTCATCCCGGCCGCGGACGACTTCCACTACGGTCCCGGCAACGGGTACGGCAACGGTGTGCAGGAAGTCGACCGCCTCATCTACGAGGACAGCATCGCCCCCATTCACCAGGCCGGGCAGTCCGTGCTGTGGGACGGCCGGTACCGGATCGACGAACACCTCACCTTGGAGTCCGCGCCAGGGCACACGCCCGGCTCCTCCGTGCTGAGTCTTGCTTCCGGCACCGACCGTGCGGTCTTCGCCGGGGATCTCCTGCACAGCCCGGTCCAGATCCTTGATCCATGCTGCAACAGCAGCGCTTGCCTCGACCCGGCACAAGCAGCGGCCAGTCGCCGTCGGATCCTGGAGCGGGCGGCTGAAGCACACGAACTGCTCGTCCCCGCGCACTTCGGCGGCGCCGGAGCCCTGGAGGTCCGGCGGAGCGGCGATGGGTTTGCCCTCGGCCCCTGGGCAGAAGCCGCCTCGGAATAG